The following are encoded in a window of Thermoanaerobacter ethanolicus JW 200 genomic DNA:
- a CDS encoding FAD-dependent oxidoreductase yields the protein MVKVVVIGGGWAGCAAALTARKAGAEVVLLEKTDMLLGCGLVGGIMRNNGRYTAAEELIYLGGNELIEITDKAARHVNINFPGHAHANLYDVTMVEPMIRKMLLEKGVTIKLMTRATDVVMESKKRIKGIVLADDTIEYGDVFIETTGSTGPMGNCLRYGNGCAMCILRCPSFGPRISISYRAGVEDLLGMRADEVYGAFSGSCKLNKESLSKEIREKLERDGVVVLPVPKEDINMEKLNLKVCQQYALPEYAENVILLDTGYVKLMTPFYPLEKLRKIPGLERARYDDPYSGGKANSVRYLSMAPRDNTMKVIGLENLLCAGEKSGLFTGHTEAMVTGCLAGHNSVRLALGMPLLELPRNLASGDLIAYANESIKTKEGLKKRYTFAGAEYFERMKQLGLYTTDTNLIKERIMRNNLLKIYDEKLV from the coding sequence ATGGTTAAAGTTGTTGTAATAGGTGGAGGTTGGGCTGGTTGTGCAGCTGCTTTAACGGCTCGAAAAGCAGGGGCGGAAGTAGTGCTTTTAGAAAAGACTGATATGCTTTTGGGATGCGGACTTGTAGGAGGTATAATGAGAAATAACGGGAGATATACTGCTGCAGAAGAACTTATATATTTGGGTGGAAATGAACTTATTGAAATAACAGATAAGGCAGCAAGACATGTAAATATCAACTTTCCTGGCCATGCTCATGCAAATCTGTATGATGTGACAATGGTAGAACCAATGATTAGAAAAATGTTACTTGAAAAAGGGGTTACTATTAAGCTGATGACAAGAGCTACAGATGTTGTGATGGAAAGCAAAAAAAGAATAAAAGGAATAGTTTTAGCAGATGATACTATAGAGTATGGAGATGTTTTTATAGAAACTACTGGTTCTACAGGACCTATGGGCAATTGCCTAAGATATGGAAACGGATGTGCTATGTGTATTTTAAGGTGCCCTTCTTTTGGTCCTCGAATTAGCATAAGTTATAGGGCAGGGGTAGAAGACCTTTTAGGAATGAGGGCAGATGAAGTTTATGGTGCTTTTAGTGGTTCATGTAAATTAAATAAAGAATCTTTAAGCAAAGAGATAAGAGAAAAGCTGGAAAGAGATGGAGTAGTAGTATTGCCTGTGCCTAAAGAAGATATTAACATGGAAAAATTGAATTTGAAGGTGTGTCAACAATATGCATTGCCAGAATACGCAGAAAATGTTATACTATTAGATACTGGTTATGTAAAGCTCATGACTCCTTTTTATCCATTAGAAAAACTTAGAAAAATTCCTGGCTTAGAAAGAGCACGTTATGATGACCCCTATTCTGGAGGAAAAGCTAATTCTGTAAGATATTTGTCAATGGCACCGCGAGATAATACAATGAAAGTTATAGGTTTAGAGAATTTATTATGTGCAGGGGAGAAGTCTGGCTTGTTTACTGGGCATACTGAGGCAATGGTGACAGGATGTCTTGCTGGACATAACAGCGTAAGATTAGCTCTTGGCATGCCTCTTTTGGAGTTACCAAGGAATTTAGCTTCTGGTGATTTGATAGCATATGCTAATGAAAGCATAAAGACGAAAGAAGGCTTGAAAAAGAGGTATACTTTTGCAGGGGCAGAATATTTTGAGAGGATGAAACAATTAGGCCTTTATACTACTGATACCAACTTGATAAAAGAAAGGATCATGAGAAATAATTTATTAAAAATTTATGACGAAAAACTTGTATAA
- the speE gene encoding polyamine aminopropyltransferase, translated as MELWFTENQDENLRFSLKVKETLVVEKTPYQHLAILDTYQFGRVLTLDGILQTTEKDEFVYHEMIVHVPLFIHKNPKSVLIVGGGDGGSVREVLKHPSVERVVLAEIDEAVVRNSKKYLPTISQALDDPRVEIMIGDGIKYVNEHKNEFDVVIVDSTDPIGPAVGLFTSDFYKAVYECLKEDGIIVAQTESPFIYGKLINKLSKMFKEIYPITKAYIATIPTYPGSLWTFTMGSKKYDPEEVDINSIPRIDTKYYTPEIHKAAFVLPKFVKDIFDEV; from the coding sequence ATGGAATTATGGTTTACAGAAAATCAGGATGAAAATTTGAGATTTTCTTTGAAAGTTAAAGAAACATTGGTGGTAGAAAAAACTCCTTATCAACATTTAGCAATACTCGATACATATCAATTTGGAAGAGTATTAACTTTAGATGGTATACTTCAAACCACTGAAAAAGATGAATTTGTATATCATGAGATGATAGTACATGTACCCCTCTTTATTCATAAAAATCCAAAAAGCGTGTTAATTGTTGGAGGCGGAGATGGAGGCTCAGTAAGAGAGGTCTTAAAGCACCCTTCTGTAGAAAGAGTAGTTTTGGCAGAAATTGACGAGGCAGTAGTGAGAAATTCTAAAAAATATCTTCCTACAATAAGCCAGGCATTAGATGACCCAAGAGTAGAAATAATGATTGGAGATGGAATTAAATATGTTAATGAACACAAAAATGAATTTGATGTGGTAATAGTGGATTCTACTGACCCAATTGGGCCAGCTGTAGGGCTTTTTACTTCTGATTTTTATAAAGCCGTATATGAATGCTTGAAAGAAGATGGTATTATTGTGGCTCAGACAGAATCACCTTTTATTTATGGAAAATTGATAAACAAACTCAGCAAAATGTTCAAAGAAATATATCCTATTACAAAAGCATATATAGCAACAATACCGACTTATCCAGGAAGTTTGTGGACTTTTACCATGGGTTCAAAAAAATATGACCCTGAAGAAGTGGACATAAATTCTATTCCAAGAATAGATACTAAATACTATACACCTGAAATTCACAAAGCGGCCTTTGTATTGCCTAAATTTGTGAAGGATATTTTTGATGAGGTGTAG
- a CDS encoding D-alanyl-D-alanine carboxypeptidase family protein: protein MKKFILYLFILLYFMSSVKVYAESYPSISAKAAIVMDQETGRVLYEKNSHEKLPMASTTKIMTLLVALEKGNLNDIVTVSKRAASVGGSSIWLSPGEKIDMESLLFGLMLNSGNDAATAIAEHIGGSVESFVEIMNQKAKEIGAYNTHFVTPSGLDIGIDDHYTTAYDLALITRYAFRYPKFAEIVSTKEKTIPWEGKEWDRYLRNKNKLLWIYEGADGVKTGFTNKAGRCLVSSATREGRRFIAVVLNSPPMWEDSMKILDYAFSKYKPYKVLEKGELIKKVKVEGGKENTVSVVSEKACVIPALEEEKQNVNLEFYLPKSVKAPVEKGEKIGYVTVKIGEEKVCDVSCVALKKVEQEDFGYNFQKIIKNWLKVLNPS from the coding sequence ATGAAAAAATTTATACTTTATCTTTTTATTTTGTTGTATTTTATGTCTTCTGTAAAAGTGTATGCTGAGAGCTATCCTTCTATCTCTGCTAAAGCAGCAATTGTAATGGACCAAGAGACAGGGAGAGTGTTATATGAAAAAAATTCTCATGAAAAGCTGCCAATGGCAAGCACTACAAAAATAATGACTTTGTTGGTGGCTTTAGAAAAAGGTAATTTAAATGATATTGTAACTGTCAGCAAAAGGGCTGCAAGCGTTGGAGGTTCATCTATTTGGCTTTCGCCAGGAGAAAAAATTGATATGGAAAGCTTACTTTTTGGACTTATGTTAAACTCAGGGAACGATGCCGCCACAGCTATTGCGGAACATATAGGTGGTAGTGTAGAAAGTTTTGTCGAAATTATGAACCAAAAAGCAAAAGAAATAGGGGCATATAACACCCATTTTGTAACACCTTCTGGTTTAGACATTGGCATTGATGACCATTATACTACTGCTTATGATTTAGCTTTAATAACAAGGTATGCTTTTAGATATCCTAAATTTGCAGAGATTGTATCAACAAAAGAAAAGACAATTCCTTGGGAAGGGAAAGAATGGGATAGATATTTGAGGAATAAAAATAAGCTCTTATGGATATACGAAGGAGCAGATGGAGTAAAAACTGGATTTACTAATAAAGCAGGTAGGTGTCTTGTATCTTCTGCTACAAGAGAGGGAAGGAGATTTATTGCAGTTGTTTTAAATAGTCCTCCTATGTGGGAAGATTCCATGAAAATATTAGATTATGCTTTTTCAAAGTACAAACCCTATAAAGTTTTAGAAAAAGGGGAGTTAATTAAGAAGGTAAAAGTAGAAGGTGGGAAAGAAAATACTGTATCAGTTGTAAGTGAGAAAGCATGTGTTATTCCAGCATTAGAAGAGGAGAAGCAGAATGTGAATTTAGAATTTTATCTTCCCAAAAGTGTCAAAGCTCCTGTTGAAAAAGGCGAAAAAATAGGTTATGTGACAGTAAAGATAGGAGAAGAAAAAGTTTGTGATGTCAGTTGTGTAGCCTTAAAGAAAGTAGAACAAGAAGATTTTGGTTACAATTTTCAAAAGATAATAAAAAATTGGTTAAAGGTGTTGAATCCCTCTTGA
- a CDS encoding GNAT family N-acetyltransferase — protein sequence MFSVNFAKAEDFEIIKKIANECNLKGTLNFLEEIFMIAREDKPFGFISMKVENNNAIITNLAILPSYRDKGFENLMVRVVLNHALDMGLENACVNIPFYKDFFCKLGFKEKGDFQIVKLKEFFGE from the coding sequence ATGTTTTCAGTTAACTTTGCTAAAGCAGAGGATTTCGAAATTATTAAAAAAATTGCTAATGAGTGTAATTTGAAGGGAACTTTAAATTTTTTAGAAGAGATTTTCATGATTGCAAGAGAAGACAAGCCTTTTGGCTTTATTTCTATGAAAGTAGAAAATAATAATGCTATAATAACTAATTTGGCAATTTTGCCTTCCTACAGGGATAAGGGGTTTGAAAATTTAATGGTAAGAGTAGTACTTAATCATGCCCTAGATATGGGGTTAGAAAATGCTTGTGTCAATATACCTTTTTATAAAGATTTTTTTTGTAAATTAGGTTTTAAAGAAAAAGGCGATTTTCAGATAGTTAAATTAAAAGAGTTTTTTGGAGAGTGA
- a CDS encoding oxaloacetate decarboxylase subunit alpha: MSNKIKITETVLRDAHQSLLATRMSTEEMLPIAEKLDAVGYYSIEAWGGATFDACMRFLDEDPWERLRRLKKRIKNTPLQMLLRGQNLLGYRHYPDDIVERFIEKAVYNGIDIIRIFDALNDVRNLEVAIKATKKAGAHAQGTLVYTISPVHNIDHYIKVAKELTELGVDSICIKDMSGILTPYVAYELVKSLKDTVNVPIQLHSHYTSGMAAMTYLKAIEAGVDIIDTAISPLALGTSQPATETMVAALKGTQYDTGLDMELLSEIASYFKEVKQNHNKEIDLSMVMGVDTDVLIYQVPGGMLSNLISQLKQQNALDKYPEVLKEIPKVREELGYPPLVTPMSQMVGTQAVLNVITGERYKMVPKEVKDYVKGLYGRPPAPISEEIKKKIIGDEEVIDVRPADLLKPQFEAIKEEIKEYYEQEEDVLSYALFPQVAKKFFEYRRAKKYQIDATLLNMEYMTYPV, encoded by the coding sequence ATGAGCAATAAAATTAAAATTACAGAAACTGTATTAAGAGATGCCCATCAGTCACTCTTGGCTACTCGAATGTCGACGGAAGAAATGCTCCCAATTGCAGAAAAATTGGATGCAGTAGGATATTATTCTATTGAAGCGTGGGGAGGAGCTACCTTTGATGCTTGTATGAGATTTCTTGACGAAGACCCTTGGGAAAGATTAAGAAGATTAAAGAAAAGGATAAAAAATACGCCTCTTCAAATGCTTTTGAGAGGACAAAATCTATTAGGATATAGGCATTATCCTGATGATATAGTAGAAAGATTTATTGAGAAGGCTGTTTACAATGGAATAGATATAATAAGAATTTTTGATGCTTTAAATGATGTACGAAATCTTGAAGTTGCTATAAAAGCTACTAAAAAGGCGGGAGCTCACGCTCAAGGTACCCTTGTTTATACTATAAGTCCTGTTCACAACATTGACCATTATATTAAAGTAGCAAAAGAGCTGACAGAATTAGGAGTAGATTCCATATGCATAAAGGATATGTCAGGAATATTAACTCCTTATGTTGCTTATGAGTTAGTAAAAAGCCTTAAAGATACAGTAAATGTTCCTATACAGTTGCACAGCCATTATACGAGTGGAATGGCGGCCATGACTTATCTTAAAGCAATAGAGGCTGGAGTAGATATAATAGACACTGCTATTTCACCTTTGGCATTAGGAACTTCTCAACCTGCTACAGAAACAATGGTGGCAGCTTTAAAAGGCACTCAATATGACACTGGTTTGGATATGGAGTTATTATCAGAGATTGCTTCATACTTTAAAGAAGTAAAACAAAATCACAATAAAGAAATAGATTTATCTATGGTTATGGGTGTAGATACAGATGTATTAATTTATCAAGTTCCAGGAGGAATGCTATCAAATTTGATTTCCCAATTGAAACAACAAAATGCTTTAGATAAGTACCCGGAGGTTTTAAAAGAAATTCCTAAAGTTAGAGAAGAATTAGGATACCCACCTCTTGTTACTCCTATGAGTCAGATGGTAGGGACTCAAGCCGTCTTGAATGTAATAACTGGAGAAAGGTATAAAATGGTACCAAAAGAAGTAAAAGATTATGTGAAAGGACTGTATGGTAGACCACCAGCGCCAATTTCAGAAGAAATAAAGAAGAAAATAATAGGAGATGAAGAGGTAATAGATGTTAGACCAGCAGATCTTTTAAAACCGCAATTTGAAGCGATTAAAGAAGAGATTAAAGAGTATTATGAACAAGAAGAAGATGTTTTATCTTATGCTCTTTTCCCACAAGTAGCAAAGAAATTTTTTGAATACAGAAGAGCAAAAAAATATCAAATAGATGCAACTCTTCTTAATATGGAATATATGACATATCCAGTCTGA
- a CDS encoding DUF2953 domain-containing protein, protein MKYLSVFFIILIFLILLYFLPLKIKVKANKEEKNISLEIAANIFFVNFLTFKLQKEPEKEELYFKIFGIQILKSAGTKKLERTKKERKFSTLDIGYKDFFKIIEFLKDVLKDTIVYKFYLNLKIGLEDAAWTAILNGSLWGIIYTALMPIYNNATFTNAPEVYITPYYGQNKLEGNLICIFKITCGNIIINGIKFLGSLNGR, encoded by the coding sequence ATGAAATATTTGTCTGTTTTTTTTATAATCCTTATTTTTTTGATTTTACTGTATTTTTTGCCTCTTAAAATTAAAGTAAAAGCGAATAAAGAGGAGAAAAATATTTCCCTGGAAATAGCAGCTAATATATTTTTTGTAAATTTTTTGACCTTTAAATTACAGAAAGAGCCTGAAAAAGAGGAATTGTATTTTAAAATTTTTGGCATCCAGATACTTAAAAGTGCAGGAACAAAAAAATTAGAAAGAACTAAAAAAGAGAGAAAATTTTCGACTTTAGATATAGGATATAAAGATTTTTTTAAGATTATAGAATTTTTAAAAGATGTGCTAAAAGATACTATTGTTTATAAATTTTATTTAAATTTAAAAATTGGCTTAGAAGATGCAGCTTGGACTGCTATCTTGAACGGCTCTTTATGGGGAATAATATATACAGCTCTTATGCCGATATATAATAATGCTACTTTTACTAATGCACCGGAGGTTTATATCACACCTTACTATGGTCAGAATAAGTTAGAAGGAAATTTAATTTGCATATTTAAAATAACCTGTGGTAATATTATTATTAATGGAATAAAGTTTTTGGGTAGTTTAAATGGGAGGTGA
- the speB gene encoding agmatinase, with protein sequence MIEGKYFVDPGKFLGATEDYEKAEVVIVGLPMDYTVSFKAGSRFGPAAIRQASYGLEYYSVYLDRRLEDKKFYDLGDLVLPYGNVEKSLDLISKATEDILKSGKKGLFLGGEHLVTYGILKEYLKKYEDNLVILHFDAHTDLREEFFGEAYSHATVMRKVWDIAKGIKMYNFGIRSGEKEEFEFAEKNTHMFLYEVVEPLKGVIDDIKDYPIYISWDIDVVDPAFAPGTGTPEPGGITTKEALEAIHILKDLNVVGMDLVEVSPSHDIAGITSILAAKLIRESILSFF encoded by the coding sequence ATGATAGAAGGAAAATATTTTGTTGATCCGGGAAAGTTTTTAGGGGCTACTGAAGATTATGAAAAGGCAGAGGTAGTTATAGTAGGTTTGCCTATGGATTACACAGTGAGTTTCAAAGCAGGAAGCCGCTTTGGACCTGCTGCCATAAGGCAAGCCTCTTATGGTTTAGAATATTATAGTGTGTATTTAGATAGGAGGCTGGAAGATAAGAAATTTTATGATTTAGGAGATTTAGTACTTCCTTATGGGAATGTGGAAAAGAGTTTAGATTTAATCTCAAAAGCTACAGAAGACATTTTGAAAAGTGGAAAAAAAGGATTGTTCTTGGGTGGAGAACATTTAGTGACTTATGGAATTTTAAAAGAGTACTTAAAAAAATATGAGGATAACCTTGTAATCCTTCATTTTGATGCCCATACTGATTTAAGAGAAGAATTTTTTGGTGAAGCATATTCTCACGCTACAGTGATGAGAAAAGTATGGGATATTGCTAAGGGTATTAAAATGTATAATTTTGGGATAAGGTCAGGTGAAAAAGAAGAATTTGAGTTTGCAGAAAAAAATACCCATATGTTTTTGTACGAAGTAGTTGAACCTTTGAAAGGTGTAATTGATGATATAAAAGATTATCCAATTTATATTAGCTGGGATATAGATGTTGTAGACCCTGCTTTTGCACCAGGCACTGGTACACCAGAACCAGGGGGAATAACCACAAAAGAGGCATTAGAGGCTATTCATATTTTAAAAGATTTAAATGTCGTTGGGATGGATTTGGTGGAAGTCTCGCCTTCTCACGATATAGCTGGTATAACCTCTATTTTAGCAGCTAAACTTATAAGGGAATCTATCCTTTCCTTCTTCTAA
- a CDS encoding pseudouridine synthase, with protein MERLQKYLAECGIASRRKCEEYILQGRVKVNGKVVKELGVKINPDVDIIEFDDKIVRREKKKVYIMLNKPTGYITSVKDQFGRPTVMDLVKVKERIYPVGRLDYDTSGLLLLTNDGEIANILMHPRHEIVKTYIAKIKGIPTQEELERFRNGLLIGDYLTSKAEIEILAVKNGTSVVEIKIHEGKNRQVRRMCEAIGHPVISLTRTKIGELSLEGLKPGEWRYLTQKEIDYLKSLR; from the coding sequence ATGGAAAGGTTGCAAAAATACTTAGCAGAATGTGGAATAGCCTCACGAAGAAAGTGCGAAGAGTATATTTTACAAGGCCGTGTAAAAGTAAATGGAAAAGTAGTAAAAGAGTTGGGAGTAAAAATCAATCCTGATGTTGACATAATTGAATTTGATGATAAAATTGTGAGAAGAGAAAAGAAAAAAGTTTATATTATGTTAAATAAGCCAACAGGATATATTACTTCCGTAAAAGACCAGTTTGGCAGGCCTACAGTGATGGACTTAGTTAAAGTTAAGGAAAGAATATATCCTGTTGGCCGCTTAGATTATGATACATCAGGGCTTCTGTTACTCACAAATGATGGGGAGATAGCCAATATCTTAATGCATCCTCGACATGAAATTGTGAAGACGTATATTGCAAAAATCAAAGGAATTCCAACACAAGAAGAGTTGGAAAGGTTTAGAAATGGACTTTTGATAGGAGATTATTTGACTTCGAAAGCAGAAATAGAGATTTTAGCAGTTAAAAATGGGACAAGTGTTGTAGAAATAAAAATTCATGAAGGGAAAAATAGACAAGTTAGAAGAATGTGTGAGGCTATTGGACATCCTGTTATTTCTCTTACAAGAACTAAAATTGGTGAGTTATCTTTAGAAGGGTTAAAACCAGGAGAGTGGAGGTATTTGACACAAAAGGAAATAGATTATTTAAAAAGCTTGAGGTGA
- the ytfJ gene encoding GerW family sporulation protein: MSDHPIDALMKTTMESLKDMIDVNTIVGDAVETPDGTIIIPISRVTFGFAAGGGEINLPKNDKKGTEQDSSQNMPFAGGSGAGVSVQPVAFMVVGQGQIRLLPVTQSAMLERIIDLTPKLIEEIQNLFNKGKSTKKVQNPTINNNADI; the protein is encoded by the coding sequence ATGAGTGACCACCCAATCGATGCTTTGATGAAAACGACCATGGAAAGCTTAAAAGACATGATAGATGTCAATACAATAGTAGGAGATGCTGTAGAAACTCCTGATGGAACGATAATAATCCCTATCTCTCGTGTGACCTTTGGCTTTGCTGCTGGAGGCGGTGAAATTAACTTGCCAAAGAATGATAAAAAAGGTACAGAACAAGATTCATCTCAAAACATGCCCTTTGCCGGTGGCAGTGGCGCAGGGGTTTCTGTACAACCCGTTGCCTTTATGGTGGTTGGCCAAGGGCAAATCAGACTCTTGCCAGTTACTCAAAGTGCTATGCTAGAGAGAATAATAGATTTGACGCCTAAATTGATAGAAGAAATACAAAACTTGTTCAATAAAGGTAAGTCGACAAAAAAGGTACAAAATCCAACAATAAATAACAATGCTGATATTTAA
- a CDS encoding IS110 family RNA-guided transposase: protein MLKIVHPICCGIDVHKKFLVAAIAITDSNNVTTYVKRRFSTFNSDLIKLRDWLLSYNCFEVCMESTGKYWIPIFNVLEKSCHVVIANPKYLRAIKGQKTDDKDATWIADLFKFDIVPSSFVPPKDIRMLRELVRYRSKLIGHRSSEKNRLQNAPTVSNIALASVVSDSFGKSASSIIEYILTCDTFDPEYCKSLLHKSLYKKADEVIQSIIGYELRVDQSVKMKVCRKHYDFINLCVSELDKAISQLAKPYQDLIDISVTLPGITEKSATYIIAEIGTDMTVFKSDKHLCSWAGLTPQNNESAGKKKSVHVSRAGVYLKPLLIQCANAAIRDKKNPYFRLKYERIKKRRGHKRAIVAIARMILTCLYHMLLKREPFNPSDADYTNMPEKLYQKHKQQYIKKAIKLLEKEGCTIIPPKIT from the coding sequence ATGTTAAAAATTGTTCACCCTATCTGCTGCGGCATAGATGTCCACAAAAAATTCCTAGTTGCTGCTATTGCTATTACTGATTCTAATAATGTTACTACTTACGTTAAAAGACGCTTTTCTACCTTTAACTCTGACCTTATTAAGTTAAGGGATTGGCTTCTTAGTTACAATTGTTTCGAAGTCTGCATGGAATCCACTGGTAAGTATTGGATTCCAATCTTTAATGTCCTTGAAAAATCCTGTCATGTTGTTATTGCTAATCCTAAGTATCTCCGTGCCATTAAAGGACAAAAAACCGATGATAAGGATGCTACCTGGATTGCCGATTTATTTAAATTCGATATCGTCCCTTCTAGTTTCGTCCCTCCTAAGGATATCCGCATGTTACGTGAACTTGTTCGCTATCGTTCTAAACTTATTGGACATCGTTCCAGTGAAAAAAACAGGCTTCAAAATGCCCCCACCGTATCCAACATCGCTTTAGCCTCCGTCGTGAGTGATTCTTTCGGTAAATCTGCTTCTTCTATCATTGAATATATTTTAACTTGCGATACTTTTGACCCTGAATACTGCAAGTCACTTTTACACAAAAGTCTTTATAAAAAGGCTGACGAAGTCATTCAGTCGATTATTGGATACGAATTGAGGGTTGATCAATCAGTCAAGATGAAGGTTTGCAGAAAACACTATGACTTTATCAATCTTTGTGTTTCTGAGTTGGATAAAGCCATTTCTCAATTGGCCAAACCTTATCAAGACTTGATTGATATCTCTGTTACCCTTCCTGGCATAACCGAAAAATCGGCAACTTATATCATCGCTGAAATTGGCACGGATATGACAGTTTTTAAATCTGACAAGCACCTTTGCTCTTGGGCTGGTCTTACTCCTCAAAACAACGAAAGTGCAGGTAAGAAAAAATCTGTCCATGTCTCAAGAGCAGGTGTTTATTTAAAACCTCTCTTAATACAGTGTGCCAATGCAGCAATTAGGGATAAAAAGAATCCTTATTTTAGGCTTAAATATGAACGTATTAAAAAGCGCCGCGGTCATAAACGGGCAATTGTTGCTATTGCTCGTATGATCCTCACTTGTCTCTATCATATGCTTTTGAAAAGGGAACCTTTTAATCCTTCTGACGCCGATTATACTAATATGCCAGAAAAACTTTATCAAAAGCATAAGCAACAATATATTAAGAAAGCTATTAAACTTTTAGAAAAAGAAGGTTGTACTATTATCCCTCCAAAAATTACTTAA
- the scpB gene encoding SMC-Scp complex subunit ScpB, whose protein sequence is MSNEGKIEAILFAAGGPVKLKTLSEVVGLSQEEIVDVANKLKEYYDRENRGLDIIFFEDKVQMCTNDNYGEIVRQALGLEIKQGLSQAALEVLAIIAYNQPITRAEIERIRGVKSDKAINTLLEYNLIKESGRALSPGRPILYTTTEDFLKYFGIKSLKELPQIEITP, encoded by the coding sequence ATGAGCAATGAAGGAAAAATAGAAGCTATATTGTTCGCAGCAGGGGGACCAGTAAAATTAAAAACCTTATCCGAAGTAGTAGGACTTTCTCAAGAGGAAATAGTAGATGTTGCAAACAAATTAAAAGAATATTACGACCGAGAAAATCGCGGTTTAGATATTATATTTTTTGAAGATAAAGTTCAAATGTGTACAAATGATAATTATGGAGAAATAGTTAGACAAGCTTTGGGATTAGAAATAAAACAAGGACTTTCTCAAGCAGCATTAGAGGTTTTGGCTATAATAGCTTATAATCAACCTATTACAAGGGCAGAAATTGAAAGAATAAGGGGTGTAAAAAGCGATAAAGCTATAAATACTTTGCTGGAGTATAATTTGATCAAAGAAAGCGGAAGGGCTTTATCTCCTGGTAGGCCAATACTGTATACTACTACAGAAGATTTTTTAAAGTATTTTGGAATTAAATCTTTAAAAGAGTTACCGCAAATTGAAATCACACCTTAA
- a CDS encoding sulfide/dihydroorotate dehydrogenase-like FAD/NAD-binding protein, protein MANRLECIDAGTDYCPCYLAELNECIVCSQLQGKNFCDCNWRGVCIFQEFVWAGYKAKATRSTIFSKVLKREEINEEVIILTLKVPNKMARDLNEPGSFVFLRGISSPPFFDTPMSVMYADELEGIIKIAIQVSGPKTKLIQKAEEGEEVYLRGPYWNGLLGHRYIKGIHNSKALVVLRGIAQAPGVIVISKLINNKNKVIAIVDKGKVGVNFINDYLKEFNIMIIETDLLSEEGERILKELIKDKKITVVYSGGSDEQHVNILNYLDLYNQEAYLAVSNNNTICCGEGICGSCEVQIGYQKVRTCKVQVDIRKALERKMLHG, encoded by the coding sequence TTGGCAAATAGATTAGAATGCATTGACGCTGGTACTGATTATTGTCCTTGCTATTTGGCTGAATTAAATGAGTGCATAGTATGTTCACAACTTCAGGGGAAAAATTTTTGCGATTGTAATTGGCGAGGAGTTTGTATCTTTCAGGAATTTGTTTGGGCAGGATACAAGGCTAAAGCTACCCGCAGCACAATTTTTTCTAAAGTGTTAAAAAGGGAAGAAATTAACGAAGAAGTTATAATTTTGACTCTTAAAGTACCAAATAAGATGGCACGAGATTTGAATGAACCAGGTTCTTTTGTTTTTTTAAGAGGAATTTCAAGCCCACCTTTTTTTGATACTCCTATGTCAGTAATGTATGCAGACGAGCTTGAAGGAATAATCAAGATAGCTATACAAGTAAGTGGTCCAAAAACAAAATTGATTCAAAAAGCTGAGGAAGGAGAAGAGGTTTATTTAAGAGGGCCTTATTGGAATGGGCTTTTAGGTCATAGGTATATTAAAGGAATTCACAATTCTAAGGCTTTAGTTGTTTTGAGAGGAATTGCACAAGCTCCGGGGGTAATTGTTATTTCAAAACTAATAAACAACAAAAACAAAGTTATTGCTATCGTAGACAAAGGAAAAGTAGGAGTAAATTTTATAAATGACTATTTGAAAGAGTTTAATATAATGATAATTGAAACAGACCTTTTAAGCGAAGAAGGAGAAAGAATTTTAAAGGAGTTAATTAAAGATAAAAAAATAACGGTTGTATATAGTGGAGGCTCTGATGAACAGCATGTAAATATTTTAAATTATTTGGACTTATATAATCAAGAAGCCTATTTAGCGGTTTCAAACAATAATACTATATGCTGTGGTGAAGGGATATGTGGTAGTTGTGAAGTTCAGATAGGATACCAAAAAGTAAGAACCTGTAAGGTTCAAGTGGATATTAGAAAAGCTTTGGAAAGGAAGATGTTACATGGTTAA